A single Kryptolebias marmoratus isolate JLee-2015 linkage group LG7, ASM164957v2, whole genome shotgun sequence DNA region contains:
- the hnrnpc gene encoding heterogeneous nuclear ribonucleoproteins C1/C2 isoform X3 — translation MDWSSSSMASSNVTNKTDPHSLNSRVFIGNLNTLLVTKADVEAIFAKYGKIVGCSVHKGYAFVQYSNERNARAAVAGEDGRMIVGQVLDINLAGEPKPRRSKTVKRSAGDMYSSSFELDYDFQRDYYDRMYTYQSRVPPPPPPLSRAVIPSKRPRVSLSGGGSRRSKTTFSSSSKSSQRTSRTMRMDDLQTIKRELTQIKHKVDYLLESLERMEKDHSKKSEIKSSKLEPGEVSPLHSSTSSKKEGSLKRDRDNQELNDSEEDGDLLEDEDEMKSRERDEDEADEGEHEEGEEGEDDGDSTNEDDS, via the exons ATGGA TTGGTCCTCGTCCTCGATGGCTAGCAGCAACGTGACCAACAAGACAGACCCTCACTCCCTGAACTCCCGCGTCTTTATCGGCAACCTCAACACCCTGCTGGTCACCAAGGCCGACGTGGAGGCCATCTTCGCCAAGTACGGCAAGATTGTCGGGTGCTCTGTCCACAAGGGCTACGCCTTCGTTCAGTACTCAAATGAGAGGAACGCCAGGGCGGCGGTGGCTGGGGAGGACGGCCGCATGATTGTTGGACAGGTGTTAG ACATCAACTTGGCCGGTGAACCGAAGCCTCGACGATCGAAGACAGTGAAGCGATCAGCAGGAGACATGTACAG TTCATCTTTTGAGTTGGACTATGACTTCCAAAGAGATTACTATGACAG AATGTACACCTACCAGTCCCGGgttcctccccctcccccccctctgTCCCGGGCTGTCATCCCTTCAAAGCGCCCCAGGGTCAGTCTGAGTGGTGGAGGGAGCCGACGAAGCAAGAccactttctcctcctcctcaaagaGCAGCCAGAGGACTTCACGCACAA TGAGGATGGATGATTTACAAACCATCAAGAGAGAGCTGACGCAGATCAAACACAAAGTGGACTACCTGCTGGAGAGCTTAGAGCGCATGGAGAAGGACCACAGCAAGAAGTCAG AAATAAAAAGCTCCAAACTGGAGCCTGGTGAAGTGTCCCCCCTCCACTCGTCCACCTCCAGCAAGAAGGAGGGCAGCctgaagagagacagagacaaccAGGAGCTGAACGACTCCGAGGAGGACGGAGATCTGCTGGAAGACGAGGACGAG ATGAAAAGCAGAGAGCGAGACGAGGATGAGGCCGACGAAGGCGAGCACGAAGAAGGCGAGGAAGGGGAGGACGACGGTGACAGCACCAACGAAGACGACTCCTGA
- the hnrnpc gene encoding heterogeneous nuclear ribonucleoproteins C1/C2 isoform X1 has translation MDWSSSSMASSNVTNKTDPHSLNSRVFIGNLNTLLVTKADVEAIFAKYGKIVGCSVHKGYAFVQYSNERNARAAVAGEDGRMIVGQVLDINLAGEPKPRRSKTVKRSAGDMYSSSFELDYDFQRDYYDRMYTYQSRVPPPPPPLSRAVIPSKRPRVSLSGGGSRRSKTTFSSSSKSSQRTSRTMRMDDLQTIKRELTQIKHKVDYLLESLERMEKDHSKKSEIKSSKLEPGEVSPLHSSTSSKKEGSLKRDRDNQELNDSEEDGDLLEDEDEVTSRFVGEMFLFKNMVAIHKSALYVPQSYLVLTLDLPGIYLVLY, from the exons ATGGA TTGGTCCTCGTCCTCGATGGCTAGCAGCAACGTGACCAACAAGACAGACCCTCACTCCCTGAACTCCCGCGTCTTTATCGGCAACCTCAACACCCTGCTGGTCACCAAGGCCGACGTGGAGGCCATCTTCGCCAAGTACGGCAAGATTGTCGGGTGCTCTGTCCACAAGGGCTACGCCTTCGTTCAGTACTCAAATGAGAGGAACGCCAGGGCGGCGGTGGCTGGGGAGGACGGCCGCATGATTGTTGGACAGGTGTTAG ACATCAACTTGGCCGGTGAACCGAAGCCTCGACGATCGAAGACAGTGAAGCGATCAGCAGGAGACATGTACAG TTCATCTTTTGAGTTGGACTATGACTTCCAAAGAGATTACTATGACAG AATGTACACCTACCAGTCCCGGgttcctccccctcccccccctctgTCCCGGGCTGTCATCCCTTCAAAGCGCCCCAGGGTCAGTCTGAGTGGTGGAGGGAGCCGACGAAGCAAGAccactttctcctcctcctcaaagaGCAGCCAGAGGACTTCACGCACAA TGAGGATGGATGATTTACAAACCATCAAGAGAGAGCTGACGCAGATCAAACACAAAGTGGACTACCTGCTGGAGAGCTTAGAGCGCATGGAGAAGGACCACAGCAAGAAGTCAG AAATAAAAAGCTCCAAACTGGAGCCTGGTGAAGTGTCCCCCCTCCACTCGTCCACCTCCAGCAAGAAGGAGGGCAGCctgaagagagacagagacaaccAGGAGCTGAACGACTCCGAGGAGGACGGAGATCTGCTGGAAGACGAGGACGAGGTTACAAGTCGATTCGTTGGAGAAATGTTTCTATTTAAGAATATGGTAGCCATACACAAGTCAGCCTTGTATGTACCTCAGTCTTACCTGGTCCTTACTTTGGATTTACCCGGCATATACCTTGTACTTTACTGA
- the hnrnpc gene encoding heterogeneous nuclear ribonucleoproteins C1/C2 isoform X2: MASSNVTNKTDPHSLNSRVFIGNLNTLLVTKADVEAIFAKYGKIVGCSVHKGYAFVQYSNERNARAAVAGEDGRMIVGQVLDINLAGEPKPRRSKTVKRSAGDMYSSSFELDYDFQRDYYDRMYTYQSRVPPPPPPLSRAVIPSKRPRVSLSGGGSRRSKTTFSSSSKSSQRTSRTMRMDDLQTIKRELTQIKHKVDYLLESLERMEKDHSKKSEIKSSKLEPGEVSPLHSSTSSKKEGSLKRDRDNQELNDSEEDGDLLEDEDEVTSRFVGEMFLFKNMVAIHKSALYVPQSYLVLTLDLPGIYLVLY, translated from the exons ATGGCTAGCAGCAACGTGACCAACAAGACAGACCCTCACTCCCTGAACTCCCGCGTCTTTATCGGCAACCTCAACACCCTGCTGGTCACCAAGGCCGACGTGGAGGCCATCTTCGCCAAGTACGGCAAGATTGTCGGGTGCTCTGTCCACAAGGGCTACGCCTTCGTTCAGTACTCAAATGAGAGGAACGCCAGGGCGGCGGTGGCTGGGGAGGACGGCCGCATGATTGTTGGACAGGTGTTAG ACATCAACTTGGCCGGTGAACCGAAGCCTCGACGATCGAAGACAGTGAAGCGATCAGCAGGAGACATGTACAG TTCATCTTTTGAGTTGGACTATGACTTCCAAAGAGATTACTATGACAG AATGTACACCTACCAGTCCCGGgttcctccccctcccccccctctgTCCCGGGCTGTCATCCCTTCAAAGCGCCCCAGGGTCAGTCTGAGTGGTGGAGGGAGCCGACGAAGCAAGAccactttctcctcctcctcaaagaGCAGCCAGAGGACTTCACGCACAA TGAGGATGGATGATTTACAAACCATCAAGAGAGAGCTGACGCAGATCAAACACAAAGTGGACTACCTGCTGGAGAGCTTAGAGCGCATGGAGAAGGACCACAGCAAGAAGTCAG AAATAAAAAGCTCCAAACTGGAGCCTGGTGAAGTGTCCCCCCTCCACTCGTCCACCTCCAGCAAGAAGGAGGGCAGCctgaagagagacagagacaaccAGGAGCTGAACGACTCCGAGGAGGACGGAGATCTGCTGGAAGACGAGGACGAGGTTACAAGTCGATTCGTTGGAGAAATGTTTCTATTTAAGAATATGGTAGCCATACACAAGTCAGCCTTGTATGTACCTCAGTCTTACCTGGTCCTTACTTTGGATTTACCCGGCATATACCTTGTACTTTACTGA